A stretch of the Vigna radiata var. radiata cultivar VC1973A chromosome 7, Vradiata_ver6, whole genome shotgun sequence genome encodes the following:
- the LOC106768889 gene encoding peptidyl-tRNA hydrolase, chloroplastic-like isoform X2: MKIPFHGCRFSRPFFSLSSSSRNRIMTIQSSSSTASISTESKEKKKENLPWLIVGLGNPGKKYAATRHNVGFEMVDAIAEAEGISMNTVSFKALFGKGLIGDVPVILAKPQTFMNSSGESVGAIVSYYKIPLKQVLVIFDDLDLPFAKLRLLPKGGHGGHNGMKSVINHFKGNTGFPRLRIGIGRPPGKMDPVAFVLRTFTKQEREELSFTLQDGIEALRILLLEGFDKSATFVNSAKKMEQTG; the protein is encoded by the exons ATGAAAATCCCCTTTCACGGGTGTCGATTCTCAAGGCCTTTCTTCTCTCTATCTTCTTCGTCTCGCAATCGCATCATGACCATTCAAAGTTCTTCTTCTACTGCTTCCATATCAACCGAGtccaaagagaagaagaaggaaaatttaCCTTGGTTAATCGTTGGCCTCGGTAATCCAGGCAAAAAGTACGCTGCCACTCGCCACAAT GTGGGCTTTGAGATGGTTGATGCCATAGCTGAAGCTGAAGGGATATCTATGAACACCGTTTCCTTCAAAGCTTTATTTGGGAAAG GTTTAATAGGTGATGTCCCAGTCATACTTGCAAAACCACAGACTTTTATGAATTCTAGCGGTGAATCT GTTGGGGCCATAGTCTCGTACTACAAGATTCCACTAAAGCAAGTACTTGTG atctTTGATGACTTGGATTTACCTTTTGCTAAATTGCGGCTTCTACCAAAGGGTGGACATGGAGGCCACAATgg AATGAAGAGTGTTATTAATCATTTCAAAGGGAATACTGGTTTTCCTCGTTTAAGAATTG GCATCGGACGACCTCCCGGTAAAATGGATCCTGTAGCATTTGTTCTTCGCACGTTCACTAAACAGGAAAGAGAAGAG TTGAGTTTTACATTACAAGATGGAATAGAAGCTCTTCGGATTCTTTTGCTGGAAGGATTTGATAAAAGTGCAACATTTGTTAATAGTGCCAAAAAGATGGAGCAAACAGGTTGA
- the LOC106766582 gene encoding actin-related protein 4 yields MFTIGCDKFSYRRTISDRMLDEKFGSQRPRYSFKKKEISPGNLQIVDLDFPHTTEGYKLYCQRVIVEDIKECVCRTPDSPYXVKTQGKQAIQSIPAPERDKAASSSIVV; encoded by the exons ATGTTTACAATAGGCTGTGATAAGTTCTCCTATAGGAGGACAATTTCTGACAGAATGCTTGACGAGAAGTTTGGAAGCCAAAG ACCTCGATATTCAttcaagaaaaaggaaataagtCCTGGGAATCTTCAg atTGTAGACCTTGATTTTCCACATACAACAGAAGGCTACAAACTTTACTGCCAG AGGGTTATTGTTGAAGACATCAAGGAATGTGTTTGCCGAACACCAGATTCTCCATATGNGGTCAAGACTCAAGGAAAGCAAGCGATCCAGTCCATCCCAGCACCAGAAAGAGATAAAGCCGCGTCAtccag taTAGTGGTTTGA
- the LOC106768889 gene encoding peptidyl-tRNA hydrolase, chloroplastic-like isoform X1 yields the protein MNICSFWVSSMKIPFHGCRFSRPFFSLSSSSRNRIMTIQSSSSTASISTESKEKKKENLPWLIVGLGNPGKKYAATRHNVGFEMVDAIAEAEGISMNTVSFKALFGKGLIGDVPVILAKPQTFMNSSGESVGAIVSYYKIPLKQVLVIFDDLDLPFAKLRLLPKGGHGGHNGMKSVINHFKGNTGFPRLRIGIGRPPGKMDPVAFVLRTFTKQEREELSFTLQDGIEALRILLLEGFDKSATFVNSAKKMEQTG from the exons ATGAACATTTGTAGTTTTTGGGTATCGTCCATGAAAATCCCCTTTCACGGGTGTCGATTCTCAAGGCCTTTCTTCTCTCTATCTTCTTCGTCTCGCAATCGCATCATGACCATTCAAAGTTCTTCTTCTACTGCTTCCATATCAACCGAGtccaaagagaagaagaaggaaaatttaCCTTGGTTAATCGTTGGCCTCGGTAATCCAGGCAAAAAGTACGCTGCCACTCGCCACAAT GTGGGCTTTGAGATGGTTGATGCCATAGCTGAAGCTGAAGGGATATCTATGAACACCGTTTCCTTCAAAGCTTTATTTGGGAAAG GTTTAATAGGTGATGTCCCAGTCATACTTGCAAAACCACAGACTTTTATGAATTCTAGCGGTGAATCT GTTGGGGCCATAGTCTCGTACTACAAGATTCCACTAAAGCAAGTACTTGTG atctTTGATGACTTGGATTTACCTTTTGCTAAATTGCGGCTTCTACCAAAGGGTGGACATGGAGGCCACAATgg AATGAAGAGTGTTATTAATCATTTCAAAGGGAATACTGGTTTTCCTCGTTTAAGAATTG GCATCGGACGACCTCCCGGTAAAATGGATCCTGTAGCATTTGTTCTTCGCACGTTCACTAAACAGGAAAGAGAAGAG TTGAGTTTTACATTACAAGATGGAATAGAAGCTCTTCGGATTCTTTTGCTGGAAGGATTTGATAAAAGTGCAACATTTGTTAATAGTGCCAAAAAGATGGAGCAAACAGGTTGA